The following proteins are co-located in the Salvelinus fontinalis isolate EN_2023a chromosome 29, ASM2944872v1, whole genome shotgun sequence genome:
- the LOC129827229 gene encoding uncharacterized protein DDB_G0271670-like gives SSTTSSTTSSTTSSTTSSSTSSTTSSTTSSTTSSTTSSTTSSTTSSTTSSTTSSTTSSTTSSTTSSTTSSTTSSSTSSSTSSSTSSTTSSTTSSSTSSTTSSTTSSTTSSTTSSSTSSTTSSSTSSTTSSSTSSTTSSTTSSTTSSTTSSSTSSTTSSTTSSTTSSTTSSTTSSSTSSTTSSSTSSTTSSTTSSTTSSSTSSTTSSTTSSSTSSSTSSTTSSSTSSSTSSTTSSSTSSTTSSTTSSTTSSSTSSSTSSSTSSSTSSTTSSTTSSTTSSTTSSTTSSSTSSSTSSTTSSTTSSTTCSTTSSSTSSTTSSTTSSSTSSTTSSTTSSTTISTTSSTTSSTTSSTTSSTTSSSTSSTTSSTTSSTTSSTTSSTTSSSTSSSTSSSTSSTTSSS, from the coding sequence agcagtactaccagcagtactaccagcagcactaccagcagtactaccagcagctctaccagcagcactaccagcagtactaccagcagtactaccagcagtactaccagcagtactaccagcagtactaccagcagtactaccagcagtactaccagcagcactaccagcagcactaccagcagtactaccagcagtactaccagcagcactaccagcagctctaccagcagctctaccagcagctctaccagcagtactaccagcagtactaccagcagctctaccagcagcactaccagcagtactaccagcagtactaccagcagtactaccagcagctctaccagcagtactaccagcagctctaccagcagtactaccagcagctctaccagcagtactaccagcagtactaccagcagtactaccagcagtactaccagcagctctaccagcagtactaccagcagcactaccagcagtactaccagcagtactaccagcagtactaccagcagctctaccagcagtactaccagcagctctaccagcagtactaccagcagtactaccagcagtactaccagcagctctaccagcagtactaccagcagtactaccagcagctctaccagcagctctaccagcagtactaccagcagctctaccagcagctctaccagcagtactaccagcagctctaccagcagtactaccagcagtactaccagcagtactaccagcagctctaccagcagctctaccagcagctctaccagcagctctaccagcagtactaccagcagtactaccagcagtactaccagcagtactaccagcagtactaccagcagctctaccagcagctctaccagcagtactaccagcagtactaccagcagtactacctgcagtactaccagcagctctaccagcagtactaccagcagtactaccagcagctctaccagcagtactaccagcagtactaccagcagtactaccatcagtactaccagcagcactaccagcagtactaccagcagtactaccagcagtactaccagcagctctaccagcagcactaccagcagtactaccagcagtactaccagcagtactaccagcagtactaccagcagctctaccagcagctctaccagcagctctaccagcagtactaccagcagctct
- the LOC129827227 gene encoding uncharacterized protein DDB_G0271670-like: protein TSSTTSSTTSSTTSSSTSSTTSSTTSSSTSSTTSSTTSSTTSSTTSSTTSSTTSSTTSSTTSSTTSSTTSSTTSSTTSSTTSSTTSSTTSSSTSSSTSSSTSSTTSSSTSSSTSSTTSSSTSSTTSSTTSSTTSSTTSSTTISTTSSSTSSSTSSTTSSSTSSTTSSTTSSTTSSTTSSTTSSSTSSSTSSSTSSSTSSSTSSTTSSTTSSTTSSSTSSSTSSTTSSTTSSTTSSTTISTTSSTTSSTTSSSTSSTTSSTTSSTTSSSTSSTTSSSTSSTTSSTTSSTTSSTTSSSTSSSTSSTTSSTTSSSTSSTTSSTTSSTTSSTTSSTTSSSTSSSTSSTTSSTTSSTTSSSTSSTTSSTTSSSTSSTTSSTTSSTTSSTTSSSTSSTTSSTTSSTTSSTTSSSTSSSTSST from the coding sequence accagcagtactaccagcagtactaccagcagtactaccagcagctctaccagcagtactaccagcagtactaccagcagctctaccagcagtactaccagcagtactaccagcagcactaccagcagtactaccagcagtactaccagcagtactaccagcagtactaccagcagtactaccagcagtactaccagcagcactaccagcagtactaccagcagtactaccagcagtactaccagcagtactaccagcagtactaccagcagctctaccagcagctctaccagcagctctaccagcagtactaccagcagctctaccagcagctctaccagcagtactaccagcagctctaccagcagcactaccagcagtactaccagcagtactaccagcagtactaccagcagtactaccatcagtactaccagcagctctaccagcagctctaccagcagtactaccagcagctctaccagcagtactaccagcagtactaccagcagtactaccagcagtactaccagcagtactaccagcagctctaccagcagctctaccagcagctctaccagcagctctaccagcagctctaccagcagtactaccagcagtactaccagcagtactaccagcagctctaccagcagctctaccagcagtactaccagcagtactaccagcagtactaccagcagtactaccatcagtactaccagcagtactaccagcagtactaccagcagctctaccagcagtactaccagcagtactaccagcagtactaccagcagctctaccagcagtactaccagcagctctaccagcagtactaccagcagtactaccagcagtactaccagcagtactaccagcagctctaccagcagctctaccagcagtactaccagcagtactaccagcagctctaccagcagtactaccagcagtactaccagcagcactaccagcagtactaccagcagtactaccagcagctctaccagcagctctaccagcagtactaccagcagtactaccagcagtactaccagcagctctaccagcagtactaccagcagtactaccagcagctctaccagcagtactaccagcagtactaccagcagcactaccagcagtactaccagcagctctaccagcagtactaccagcagtactaccagcagcactaccagcagtactaccagcagctctaccagcagctctaccagcagtact